The following proteins are encoded in a genomic region of Sesamum indicum cultivar Zhongzhi No. 13 linkage group LG8, S_indicum_v1.0, whole genome shotgun sequence:
- the LOC105168760 gene encoding protein NRT1/ PTR FAMILY 2.11 encodes MEKNEQESLKLEDDEPEKINYRGVKAMPFIIGNETFEKLGAIGTLSNLQVYLTTVFDMSRISATTLLNVFNGTTNIATLVGAYLCDTYFGRYKTLGFASIASLFGLLVITLTAAFKNLHPPHCEQGERCVGPDAGQMAFLLFGFGLMIVGAGGIRPCNLAFGVDQFNPNTESGKRGIDSFFNWYYFTITFAQIVSLTLVVYVQSNVSWSIGLAIPTIFMFVSCLLFFVGTKIYVKVRPEGSPMTSLVQVMVVAVKKRRLELPQQPWLSLFNYLPPKSINSKLPHTEQFCFLDKAAIITPEDQIKPDGTAADPWNLCSMQQVEEAKCVVRLIPISLTSILYHIGVQQQYIVFQALQSDRHLGNTKFQIPAASYVVFAMLGLAFWVPIYDRLFVPFARRITKKEGGITILQRMGVGLFITIIESLVGAIVEERRRALALAGPEPVAVSPMSGMWLVPQLALGGLAEAFNAIGQLEFYYKQFPENMRSFGGAFFFCGNALSSYVYSFLISVVHQTTEGSSKGNWLPEDLNKGRLDYFYYLIAALCALNFCYFLVCAHWYRYKGSEDSSAAVEMEVKKHDPHSA; translated from the exons ATGGAGAAGAATGAGCAAGAAAGCCTGAAATTGGAGGATGACGAGCCTGAGAAGATCAACTACAGGGGGGTCAAGGCCATGCCCTTCATCATAG GGAATGAGACATTCGAGAAGCTCGGAGCCATCGGCACTTTATCCAACCTTCAGGTCTACCTGACCACCGTCTTCGACATGTCTCGCATTTCAGCCACCACTCTTCTCAACGTCTTCAACGGCACCACGAACATTGCAACCTTAGTCGGAGCTTACCTTTGCGACACTTACTTCGGCCGTTACAAGACATTGGGATTCGCCTCAATTGCCTCATTATTT GGATTGCTGGTGATAACGCTGACAGCAGCATTCAAGAATCTGCATCCGCCCCACTGCGAGCAGGGGGAGAGATGCGTCGGCCCTGACGCAGGGCAAATGGCGTTTCTGCTATTCGGTTTTGGGCTAATGATAGTTGGAGCAGGGGGGATCAGGCCGTGTAACTTAGCGTTTGGGGTTGATCAGTTCAATCCCAACACAGAATCAGGGAAGAGGGGAATTGATAGTTTCTTCAATTGGTATTATTTCACGATAACGTTCGCACAGATTGTGTCGTTGACACTGGTTGTTTACGTCCAGTCCAATGTGAGCTGGTCGATAGGCTTAGCGATACCGACCATCTTTATGTTTGTGTCGTGTTTGTTGTTCTTCGTCGGCAccaaaatatatgttaaagtTAGGCCGGAAGGCAGCCCGATGACTAGTCTGGTCCAGGTGATGGTTGTTGCGGTGAAGAAGAGGCGGCTGGAATTGCCCCAGCAGCCGTGGCTCAGCCTGTTCAATTATTTACCACCTAAGTCTATCAATTCTAAGCTGCCTCATACCGAGCAATTTTG TTTCTTGGACAAAGCAGCAATCATCACACCAGAAGACCAGATAAAACCAGATGGAACCGCTGCGGATCCATGGAACCTCTGCAGCATGCAACAAGTGGAAGAAGCGAAATGTGTGGTCAGATTGATTCCCATTTCACTCACGTCCATACTGTACCACATAGGAGTGCAACAGCAATACATAGTCTTCCAAGCACTTCAGTCCGACCGCCATCTTGGCAACACCAAATTCCAAATACCCGCTGCATCGTATGTCGTTTTTGCCATGCTAGGCCTCGCGTTCTGGGTGCCCATCTACGACAGACTCTTTGTCCCGTTTGCACGAAGAATCACGAAGAAAGAAGGTGGAATCACAATCCTGCAGAGAATGGGGGTAGGCTTGTTCATAACGATTATAGAATCGCTCGTCGGGGCGATTGTGGAAGAACGGAGGAGGGCGTTGGCGCTCGCGGGGCCGGAGCCTGTTGCGGTTTCGCCCATGTCTGGAATGTGGTTGGTCCCTCAGCTGGCGTTGGGCGGACTGGCCGAGGCGTTTAATGCCATTGGCCAACTTGAGTTTTACTACAAGCAGTTCCCAGAGAACATGAGGAGTTTTGGAGGGGCGTTTTTCTTTTGCGGTAATGCATTATCGAGCTACGTGTATAGTTTTCTGATCTCGGTGGTGCACCAGACGACTGAGGGCTCGTCGAAGGGGAACTGGCTGCCTGAAGATCTCAACAAGGGGAGATTGGATTATTTCTACTACCTGATTGCAGCACTGTGTGCATtgaatttttgctattttcttgTGTGTGCACATTGGTATAGATACAAGGGGAGTGAAGACAGCAGTGCTGCAGTGGAAATGGAGGTAAAGAAACATGATCCACATTCTGCCTGA